Genomic segment of Streptomyces alboniger:
CCTGGTCGGCCAGCTCGCGCCGCGGGCACGCGCCCCGGCCGAGCAGCGCCTGGATGCGGCGTACGCACGAACCACAGTCCGTGCCCGCCTTGCAGGCCGAGGCTATCTGGCGGGGGGTGCAGGCACCGTCCTCCGCGTGCTTCTTCACCTGCGCCTCGGTGACCCCGAAGCAGTTGCAGACGTACACGCGGCTCACCTCCCGGAGGGGGACGGACGGACAGGACTCATCGGTAGCGCCGTCCCGATTGATCGGTGAGGCTAACCTAACCTTACCCACGACTCCGGGCACGCAAAAGCCCCCGATACGCCGGTGGGGCGCGGATCACATGGATCCGCGCCCCACACGTACGTACAGCCTTGAGGGGCTACTGGTCGCGGTACATCTCCGCCACCAGGAACGCGAGGTCCAGGGACTGGCTGCGGTTGAGCCGCGGGTCGCAGGCCGTCTCGTAGCGCTGGTGGAGGTCGTCGACGAAGATCTCGTCGCCGCCGCCCACGCACTCGGTGACGTCGTCACCGGTCAGCTCGACGTGGATGCCGCCCGGGTGGGTGCCGAGGGCCTTGTGGACCTCGAAGAAGCCCTTGACCTCGTCGAGCACGTCGTCGAAGCGGCGGGTCTTGTGACCGGAGGCCGCCTCGTAGGTGTTGCCGTGCATCGGGTCGGTGATCCAGGCGACGGTCGCGCCGGACGCGGTGACCTTCTCGACCAGCTCGGGCAGCTTGTCGCGGACCTTGTCGGCGCCCATGCGGACGATGAAGGTCAGCCGGCCGGGCTCGCGGTCGGGGTCGAGGCGCTCGATGTACTGGAGCGCCTCCTCGGCCGTGGTGGTCGGGCCGAGCTTGACGCCGATGGGGTTGCGCACCTGGGAGGCGAACTCGATGTGCGCGCCGTCCAGTTGACGGGTGCGCTCGCCGATCCAGACCATGTGGCCCGAGGTGTCGTACAGCCGGCCGGTGCGGGAGTCGACGCGGGTCAGCGCCGACTCGTAGTCGAGCAGCAGCGCCTCGTGGGAGGCGTAGAACTCGACGGTCTTGAACTCCTCCGGGTCGGTGCCGCAGGCCCGCATGAAGTTGAGCGCGTTGTCGATCTCGCGGGCCAGCTGCTCGTACCGCTGGCCGGAGGGGGACGACTTCACGAAGTCCTGGTTCCAGGCGTGCACCTGGCGCAGGTCGGCGTAGCCGCCGGTGGTGAAGGCGCGGACCAGGTTGAGCGTGGAGGCGGAGGCGTTGTACATCCGCTTCAGGCGCTCGGGGTCCGGGATCCGGGCCTCTTCGGTGAAGGCGAAGCCGTTGACGGAGTCGCCCCGGTAGGTCGGGAGCGTCACGCCGTCGCGGGTCTCGGTCGGCTTGGAGCGCGGCTTGGAGTACTGCCCCGCGATGCGGCCCACCTTCACGACGGGCACGGACGCCGCGTACGTGAGGACGGCGCCCATCTGGAGCAGGGTCTTCAGCTTGTTGCGGATGTGGTCGGCCGACACGGCGTCGAAGGCCTCGGCGCAGTCGCCGCCCTGGAGCAGGAACGCCTCTCCCTTGGCGACAGAGGCCAGTCGGGCGCGCAGCTGGTCGCACTCGCCCGCGAAGACGAGCGGGGGATACGACTCGAGGTCCGCGATCACATCGCGCAGAGCCTCGGCATCGGGGTACTCGGGCTGCTGCGCCGCGGGCAGGTTTCGCCAGGTGTTGCCACCGGTAGCGGTGGTCTTAGCGTTCACGGTCACCTCGTCAACATTACGGGGTCGGGCGCGCCGTCCATTCACCCGCTCACCAAGTGAGACGGAGCAGACACGGGCGAGCGGCCCCGCCGCGCGGCCCGCTCGCCCGCGCTCGGCGCCGCGAGGGCGAGCCCGCGGTGGGCGCGGCGGAGCATCATGCGGGCCATGAAGGGGTGGGCGAGCCTGACCGCGCTCCAGTAGAGCCGCGCACGCCGGTTGTCCGCCCGCACGGCCGTGCTCAGCGTGACGTGCCGCTCGTCGACCAGGATCGAGGCGCGGGCGGTCAGGCCCGCCGTGTTCACGTCCATCAGCAGTTCGCCTCCCTCGCGCGCGATGACCGGGAAGGCGTCGCGCAGGATGCCGGTCCACGCCTCGGGGTCCCGGGGCAGCCCAGGGAACATGTCCATGCGGTACGCGTCCTGGTATCCGGGCCGTTCCATCGAGGCGTGGAGCAGACGGGCCTCCGGCGGGACCTCGACGGTCCGGGGCCTGCTCCACCAGAGGCGGTGGAGCAGGCGCAGCCAGGGCGACCAGCGGACGGGGCGGGCGCAGCCGCCCGCCACCGCGCGCTCGATGTTGTCGAACAGTTCTTCCATCATCGAGTCGTGGGCCGGGCGGATCGCCGTCGGCCACAGGAGCCGGTCCACACCGCGCCAGCGCGTCTCCAGGACGTGCCGGACCCGGCAGCGGCCCTCGGCCAGCGGCTCGACGGTCAGCTCGTGGAAGCCCTCGCCGGGCGGGGTGAAGGCGAAGCGGACGCGGCGGCCCGGTTCGTAGGCCGCGACCTCGTACCGGATCGGGCCGTGGCCGCCGGTCGCGCCCACGCCGAGAGGGCGATCGAAGATCATCGGCTCCCAGGCCGGAGTGGGGAAGATCGGGTCGTCCTCGGCGGACAGCCGGTCGAGCAGCGCCCCGACCGCCTCCGCCGAAGCCTCGACGACCCGCTCGTGTTCGTTGCGCACGACTCCCATGCCGCACCTCCATACGCTGGCGTATGGTTAACCGTACGGTACCGTATGGTCATGGCGCAACGGCAGCGGAAGAAGACCCCGGCGAAACCCCGGCTGTCCGCCGACGACTGGGCGGACGCCGCGCTCACGGCGATCGGCGAGGGCGGCCTCGCGGCCGTCGCCGTGGAGCCCCTCGCCGTGCGTCTCGGCACCACCAAGGGCAGCTTCTACTGGCACTTCGCGGGCCGCGACGCGCTCATCGAGGCCGCTCTGGACCGGTGGGCGAAGCTCCACACCGAAGGGGTGATCACCCAGGTGGAGGCCGAGCCGGACCCACGCAAGCGGATCCGGCTGCTCTTCGCCGAGGCGATCACCACCGCCACGTCCGGCTCGCTGGAGGTCTCCCTGCTCGCGACCGCCGGGCACCCGCAGGTCGCCGCGGCCCTGCGGAAGGTGACTGAGCGCCGCGTGGCGTACGTCGCCGAGCTGTTCGCGCGGCTCGGCTTCCCCGAGGCGGAGGCGCGCCGACGCGGCCTGCTCGCGTACAGCGTCTATCTGGGCCACACCCAGCTCGGCCACGCGGTGCCCTCGGTGCTGCCGGGCGAGGACGAACTCGGCGCCTACATCGACGACGGCCTGGATCTCCTGATGATGCGCTAAGGTGCCGGACATGCACGCGCAGACGACGACTCGTAACTGGTGGTGGCCCGCTCATCCGGCGGCCCACTGACTGCGCGTACGCAAGACTCGCGAAAGGCCGCCCGAGGGGCGGCCTTCTGTGTTTCCCGGACTCCCGGGCGCGGCCGTTCCTCTCCGAGTGAGAAGGAACAGAACCGATGCAGCCCACCGTCCTCGCCGACCTCCTGTCCGACGACCGCCCGTTCGCCCTGCTGCGCCGCCGCACACCCGGCCGCGACCACGACACGGTCGAGGTCCTCATCGGCCCCACGGGTACCTACGACCGGCTGGCGGACATCCCCGACGGCCTGGCGCTCGTGCCCTTCCGGCAGCTCGGGGAGCGCGGCTTCGACGTCCGCGACGACGGCACGCCGCTGACCGTCCTCACCCCCGAGGAGAGTCACGAACTCCCGCTCGACGCGGCCCTGTCGGCGCTGCCCGCGCACCAGGTGCGGGTCCGCGGCGGCGCCTTCGACGTGGACGACACGGCGTACGCGGACATCGTGGGGCGCGTCCTGCGCGAGGAGATCGGGCGGGGCGAGGGCGCCAACTTCGTCATCCGCCGTACGTACGAGGGTGAGATCCCGGAGTTCGGCAGAGCGGACGCCCTGGCGCTCTTCCGGCGGCTCCTGGCGGGCGAGCGGGGCGCGTACTGGACGTACGTCGTGCACACCGGCGACCGGACGCTCGTGGGGGCGAGCCCCGAGGTGCATGTGCGGATGTCCGGCGGGACGGTCGTCATGAACCCCATCAGCGGCACGTACCGCTACCCGGCCGGCGGGCCGACCCCCGACGGGCTGCTCGCCTTCCTCGCCGACGGCAAGGAGACCGAGGAGCTGTCGATGGTCGTCGACGAGGAGCTGAAGATGATGTGCACCGTCGGCGACATGGGCGGTGTCGTGGTCGGGCCGCGCCTGAAGGAGATGGCCCATCTCGCGCACACCGAGTACGAGTTGCGCGGCAAGTCGTCGCTCGACGTGCGCGAGGTCCTGAAGGAGACCATGTTCGCGGCGACCGTCACCGGGTCGCCGGTGCAGAACGCCTGCCGGGTCATCGAGCGGCACGAGACCGGCGGACGGGGCTACTACGCCGGCGCCCTCGCGCTCATCGGCAGGTCCGCGGGGAGTGGTGGGCGGGAAGGGGGCGTCGGCGCACAGACCCTGGACTCCCCCATCCTGATCCGCACCGCCGACATCTCCGCCTCCGGGAGGCTTCGGGTGCCGGTCGGCGCGACGCTCGTGCGCGGCTCGGACCCGGCGGGCGAAGTCGCGGAGACCCATGCGAAGGCGGCGGGGGTGCTCGCCGCGCTGGGGGTGCGCCCCGGACGCCCGCGCGAGGAGGGCGCGCGGCCCGCCCTCGCCGACGATCCACGCGTGCGTGCGGCACTGGACGGGCGGCGGGACCGCCTCGCGCCGTTCTGGCTGCGGATGCAGGAACCGGCCCGCGAGCTGACCGGGCACGCGCTCGTCGTGGACGGCGAGGACACGTTCACGGCGATGCTCGCGCACGTCCTGCGCTCCCTGGGCCTCGCGGTGTCGGTGCGGCGGTACGACGAGACGGGGCTGCGGGAGGCGGTGCGCGCGCACCGGGGGCCCGTCGTGCTCGGCCCGGGCCCCGGGGACCCGTCCGACCTCACCGACCCGAAGATGCGGTTCCTGCGCTCGCTGACGGCGGAGGTGCTCCGGGGCCACGAGTACGGCGTGCTCGGCGTCTGCCTCGGGCACGAGCTGATCGCGGCCGAGCTGGGCCTGGAGATCGTACGGAAGGACGTGCCGTACCAGGGCGCGCAGATCGACGTCGACCTGTTCGGGCGAGCCGAGACCGTCGGGTTCTACAACAGCTTCGTGGCGCGCTGCGACGACGAGGCGGCGGCGGAGCTGGCCGCGCACGCCGTGGAGGTCAGCAGGGACCGGACGAACGGGGAGGTCCACGCGGTGCGCGGGTCCTCCTTCGCGGGCGTGCAGTTCCATCCGGAGTCGGTGCTGACGCTGCGCGGGACCGCGATCGTGCGGGAACTGCTCGGTCAGATCCTGGCCGCGGCCGGGACGAGGACGTTCTCGGAGCGGCGGCCCTCCGTGTAGTCCAGGACGTTGCGCAGGGTGGTGTCGATGATCTGGCCGACCGCGTCCGCGGTGTAGTAGGCCTGGTGGGAGGTGACCACCACGTTCGGGAACGTCACGAGGCGGGCCAGGGTGTCGTCCTCGACGACCTCCAGGGACTTGTCGAGGAAGAACAGGCCCGCCTCGGCCTCGTACACGTCCAGGCCGACGCCCGTGAAACGCCCGGCGCGCAGCTCCGCCACGAGGGCCTCGGTGTCGATCAGCCCGCCGCGGCTGGAGTTCACCAGGATCGCGTCGTCCTTCATCGTCCGCAGCGCGGCGGCGCCGACGATGTGCTGGGTCGAGGGGAGCAGCGGCACGTGCAGGCTGATCAGGTCGGCCTCGGCGAAGAGCTGCTCCTTCTCCACGTACGTCATGCCCAGCTCGACGCAGGCGGGGTTCCGCACGGCGTCCCAGCCGAGCAGCTCCATGCCGAAGCCGTGCGCGATCCGGGTGAACGCCTCACCGATCTTGCCGGTGCCGAGCACGCCGACGGTGCGGCCGCGCAGATCGCGGCCCATCAGGCCGTCGAGGCGGAAGTCGAAGTCGCGGGTGCGGTTGCTCGCGCGGACGATGCGGCGGTTGACGGCCATCGCGAGGGTCCAGGCGAACTCGGCCACGGAGTACGGCGAGTAGTACGAGACGCGGGCGACGGTCAGGCCGAGGCGCTCGGCGACCTGGAGGTCGATGTTGTTGAACCCGGTGGAACGCTGGGCGATCATCTGCGTGCCACCGGCGGCGAGGGTTTGCAGCACGTGGTTGTCCAGGGTCGCGTTGACGCTGGAGGAGATGATCTCGTAACCCGCGGCGATGGGGGCGGTGTCCTCGTTCAGGAAGACGTCGAGACAGCGGACGTCGTGGTGTCCCTCGAAGGCCTTCTCGATCAGCGGGCGCTCGTCGGACTGCACGCCGAATGCGAGGATCTCCATGGCGTGAGTCTATGTACCGCCTCCCGGGACGGCACCCGGAGCTTTGGCCGGGGCCGTCCCTCGTGCGACTCCATCCGCGGGCCTTCGTGGGCTGGTCGCGCAGTTCCCCGCGCCCCTTCGGGGCGCTCTGCTCAGCCGAAGAAGACGCCGACCTCCGTGTACAGCGCCGGGTCCACCGTCTTCAGTTTGGCCGTCGCCTCCGCGATCGGGACGCGGACGATGTCCGTGCCCTTGAGCGCGACCATCTTGCCGAAGTCGCCGTCGCGCACGGCCTCGATCGCGTGCAGGCCGAAGCGGGTGGCGAGCCAGCGGTCGAAGGCGCTCGGGGTGCCGCCGCGCTGGACGTGCCCGAGGACCGTAGTGCGCGCCTCCTTGCCGGTGCGCCCCTCGATCTCCTTGGCGAGCCACTCGCCGACCCCGGAGAGGCGGACGTGCCCGAAGGAGTCCTGCGTACCGTCCTTGAGGACCATCTCGCCGTCCTTGGGCATCGCCCCTTCCGCGACGACGACGATCGGGGCGTACGACGCCTTGAAGCGCGAGGTCACCCACGCGCAGACCTGGTCGACGTCGAAGCGCTGCTCGGGGATGAGGATGACGTTGGCGCCGCCCGCGAGGCCCGAGTGCAGGGCGATCCAGCCCGCGTGCCGGCCCATGACCTCGACGACGAGAACACGCATGTGGGACTCGGCGGTGGTGTGCAGCCGGTCGATCGCCTCGGTCGCGATGCCGACCGCCGTGTCGAAGCCGAAGGTGTAGTCGGTGGCGGAGAGGTCGTTGTCGATGGTCTTCGGAACGCCGACGACCGGGACGCCGTACTCGTCGGTGAGGCGCGCGGCGACACCGAGCGTGTCCTCTCCGCCGATCGCGATCAGGGAGTCGACCTCGTACTTGGCGAGGTTCTCCTTGATGCGGCGCACGCCGTTCTCCGCCTTGAACGGGTTGGTGCGCGAGGAGCCGAGGATGGTGCCGCCGCGCGGCAGGATGCCGCGGACCGCCGGGATGTCGAGCGGGACGGTGTCGCCCTCCAGCGGACCGCGCCAGCCGTCCCGGAAGCCGACGAAGCCGTAGTCGTACTCCTGAACGCCCTTGCGGACGATGCCCCGGATGACGGCGTTGAGCCCGGGGCAGTCGCCGCCCCCGGTCAGTACGCCGATTTTCTTGGCCCCCATGGAGGAGTCCCTTCGCCTCAGTGACCTGACGCGAGTCACGCTAATGGTGATCCAGGTCACTCAGGGACGGGGTGGACGGTCAATTCCTCTGCCACGCTGGGGAGTTGATCACGAGCGTTCACTCTTACGAGGGGTCACGCGTCGTCGGCCTTGTCGGCCTTGTCGGCCTTGT
This window contains:
- a CDS encoding anthranilate synthase family protein, whose translation is MQPTVLADLLSDDRPFALLRRRTPGRDHDTVEVLIGPTGTYDRLADIPDGLALVPFRQLGERGFDVRDDGTPLTVLTPEESHELPLDAALSALPAHQVRVRGGAFDVDDTAYADIVGRVLREEIGRGEGANFVIRRTYEGEIPEFGRADALALFRRLLAGERGAYWTYVVHTGDRTLVGASPEVHVRMSGGTVVMNPISGTYRYPAGGPTPDGLLAFLADGKETEELSMVVDEELKMMCTVGDMGGVVVGPRLKEMAHLAHTEYELRGKSSLDVREVLKETMFAATVTGSPVQNACRVIERHETGGRGYYAGALALIGRSAGSGGREGGVGAQTLDSPILIRTADISASGRLRVPVGATLVRGSDPAGEVAETHAKAAGVLAALGVRPGRPREEGARPALADDPRVRAALDGRRDRLAPFWLRMQEPARELTGHALVVDGEDTFTAMLAHVLRSLGLAVSVRRYDETGLREAVRAHRGPVVLGPGPGDPSDLTDPKMRFLRSLTAEVLRGHEYGVLGVCLGHELIAAELGLEIVRKDVPYQGAQIDVDLFGRAETVGFYNSFVARCDDEAAAELAAHAVEVSRDRTNGEVHAVRGSSFAGVQFHPESVLTLRGTAIVRELLGQILAAAGTRTFSERRPSV
- a CDS encoding SRPBCC family protein is translated as MGVVRNEHERVVEASAEAVGALLDRLSAEDDPIFPTPAWEPMIFDRPLGVGATGGHGPIRYEVAAYEPGRRVRFAFTPPGEGFHELTVEPLAEGRCRVRHVLETRWRGVDRLLWPTAIRPAHDSMMEELFDNIERAVAGGCARPVRWSPWLRLLHRLWWSRPRTVEVPPEARLLHASMERPGYQDAYRMDMFPGLPRDPEAWTGILRDAFPVIAREGGELLMDVNTAGLTARASILVDERHVTLSTAVRADNRRARLYWSAVRLAHPFMARMMLRRAHRGLALAAPSAGERAARRGRSPVSAPSHLVSG
- a CDS encoding trp operon leader peptide gives rise to the protein MHAQTTTRNWWWPAHPAAH
- a CDS encoding TetR/AcrR family transcriptional regulator, with translation MVMAQRQRKKTPAKPRLSADDWADAALTAIGEGGLAAVAVEPLAVRLGTTKGSFYWHFAGRDALIEAALDRWAKLHTEGVITQVEAEPDPRKRIRLLFAEAITTATSGSLEVSLLATAGHPQVAAALRKVTERRVAYVAELFARLGFPEAEARRRGLLAYSVYLGHTQLGHAVPSVLPGEDELGAYIDDGLDLLMMR
- a CDS encoding class II 3-deoxy-7-phosphoheptulonate synthase; translation: MTVNAKTTATGGNTWRNLPAAQQPEYPDAEALRDVIADLESYPPLVFAGECDQLRARLASVAKGEAFLLQGGDCAEAFDAVSADHIRNKLKTLLQMGAVLTYAASVPVVKVGRIAGQYSKPRSKPTETRDGVTLPTYRGDSVNGFAFTEEARIPDPERLKRMYNASASTLNLVRAFTTGGYADLRQVHAWNQDFVKSSPSGQRYEQLAREIDNALNFMRACGTDPEEFKTVEFYASHEALLLDYESALTRVDSRTGRLYDTSGHMVWIGERTRQLDGAHIEFASQVRNPIGVKLGPTTTAEEALQYIERLDPDREPGRLTFIVRMGADKVRDKLPELVEKVTASGATVAWITDPMHGNTYEAASGHKTRRFDDVLDEVKGFFEVHKALGTHPGGIHVELTGDDVTECVGGGDEIFVDDLHQRYETACDPRLNRSQSLDLAFLVAEMYRDQ
- a CDS encoding 6-phosphofructokinase, giving the protein MGAKKIGVLTGGGDCPGLNAVIRGIVRKGVQEYDYGFVGFRDGWRGPLEGDTVPLDIPAVRGILPRGGTILGSSRTNPFKAENGVRRIKENLAKYEVDSLIAIGGEDTLGVAARLTDEYGVPVVGVPKTIDNDLSATDYTFGFDTAVGIATEAIDRLHTTAESHMRVLVVEVMGRHAGWIALHSGLAGGANVILIPEQRFDVDQVCAWVTSRFKASYAPIVVVAEGAMPKDGEMVLKDGTQDSFGHVRLSGVGEWLAKEIEGRTGKEARTTVLGHVQRGGTPSAFDRWLATRFGLHAIEAVRDGDFGKMVALKGTDIVRVPIAEATAKLKTVDPALYTEVGVFFG
- a CDS encoding (2Fe-2S)-binding protein, translated to MSRVYVCNCFGVTEAQVKKHAEDGACTPRQIASACKAGTDCGSCVRRIQALLGRGACPRRELADQGEPVLSGLDEPAQQAA
- a CDS encoding 2-hydroxyacid dehydrogenase; protein product: MEILAFGVQSDERPLIEKAFEGHHDVRCLDVFLNEDTAPIAAGYEIISSSVNATLDNHVLQTLAAGGTQMIAQRSTGFNNIDLQVAERLGLTVARVSYYSPYSVAEFAWTLAMAVNRRIVRASNRTRDFDFRLDGLMGRDLRGRTVGVLGTGKIGEAFTRIAHGFGMELLGWDAVRNPACVELGMTYVEKEQLFAEADLISLHVPLLPSTQHIVGAAALRTMKDDAILVNSSRGGLIDTEALVAELRAGRFTGVGLDVYEAEAGLFFLDKSLEVVEDDTLARLVTFPNVVVTSHQAYYTADAVGQIIDTTLRNVLDYTEGRRSENVLVPAAARI